A section of the Macadamia integrifolia cultivar HAES 741 chromosome 9, SCU_Mint_v3, whole genome shotgun sequence genome encodes:
- the LOC122088495 gene encoding protein LATERAL ROOT PRIMORDIUM 1-like: MGMVGLRDVFLVAPASSFHHNSQHQDPTIISDHYHHHHHQISNSNPATALGVGVIPLLSTSPCLASSGNVGIDNDDDNHNNININTRSKIQLWQNQQSNFLKNSANFLNTGCGGVGTTGDATSSGGGGVGITGTSSSSTTTCQDCGNQAKKDCNHRRCRTCCKSRGFDCATHVKSTWVPASRRRERQLSAAAVAAAAGSSGSTSGVKKPRLIASQTTTTSHTSTSNNTPPRSFDTSSSHQDASFREALPGQIRAPAVFKCVRVTAIDDGDDEYAYQAVVKIGGHVFKGFLYDQGVEGRDGFPNLSELHLGGGGGERNGGGSSSPIIDPSDVYAVASAGGGGGMLGGTAYGNPVN; this comes from the exons ATGGGCATGGTGGGTCTTCGTGATGTATTCCTCGTCGCTCCGGCATCGTCGTTTCATCACAACTCACAGCATCAAGACCCAACAATCATCTCCGATCActatcaccaccatcaccaccagaTTAGCAATTCCAACCCCGCAACCGCTCTTGGCGTCGGCGTAATACCTCTTCTCTCCACCTCCCCTTGTCTCGCTTCTTCTGGCAACGTCGGAATCGATAACGACGACGATAATCAtaacaacatcaacatcaatacTCGTAGTAAAATTCAGTTGTGGCAGAATCAGCAGAGTAACTTCCTCAAGAATTCTGCTAATTTCCTCAACACCGGATGCGGTGGTGTTGGTACTACTGGTGACGCAACCAGTAGCGGCGGCGGTGGAGTTGGGATTACGGGCACATCTTCATCGTCAACTACTACATGTCAGGATTGTGGAAACCAAGCCAAGAAGGACTGCAACCACCGCCGGTGTAGGACTTGTTGCAAGAGTCGGGGTTTTGATTGCGCAACTCACGTGAAGAGCACGTGGGTCCCAGCATCTCGCCGGCGTGAGCGTCAGTTATCGGCTGCGGCCGTAGCAGCCGCCGCAGGTTCTTCTGGGTCTACTTCAGGCGTCAAGAAGCCCAGACTCATTGCTTCACAGACCACCACAACTTCACATACCTCTACATCCAATAACACTCCTCCACGAAGCTTTGATACTAGCTCAAGCCATCAAG ATGCGAGTTTTAGGGAGGCATTGCCGGGGCAGATACGGGCGCCTGCAGTGTTCAAGTGCGTGCGGGTAACTGCCATTGATGATGGTGACGATGAATATGCTTACCAGGCTGTAGTGAAGATTGGTGGGCATGTGTTTAAAGGGTTCTTATATGATCAGGGAGTAGAAGGGAGAGATGGGTTTCCTAATCTTTCTGAGTTACACTTagggggtggtgggggtgaAAGGAATGGTGGTGGTTCTTCTTCGCCAATTATTGATCCTTCGGATGTTTATGCGGTGGCCTCTgcaggtggtggtggaggaatGCTTGGAGGTACGGCTTATGGTAACCCAGTAAATTGA